The Catellatospora citrea DNA segment CGGCGTACGCCCGCGACACCAAGCTCAACCTCGGCACCGTGCTCGGCACCTCGCCGCTGACCGCGCAGCAGCTCTGGGGCACCGCTCTGGCCTGCGCGTTCGCCGCCCGCAACGCGTTCGTGCTGCGGGAGATCGCGGCCGAGGCGGCCGACCACCTCAAGCCGGAGGCGATCGAAGCGGCCAAGGGCGCGGCGTCGATCATGGCGATGAACAACGTCTACTACCGGTCCAAGCACCTGATCGGCGACGACGCCTACCAGTCGCTGCCGGCCCGGCTGCGCATGCAGATCATCGGCAACCCGGGCGTCGACAAGGCCGACTTCGAACTGTGGAGCCTGGCCGTCTCGGCCATCACCGGCTGCGGCGTCTGCCTGGAGTCGCACGAGAAGACCCTGATCGGCACCGGCATCGGCCGCGAGGCCGTCCATGAGGCCCTGCGCATCGCCGCCGTCGTCCACGCCGCCGCCGTCACCCTCGACGCCGAGTCCGCCCTGACGGCCTGACGCCCTGCCGACCCGGCCCGACCCACCCCACCTGGCGCAACTCTTAAAGAGTCGCGCCATCAGGGCGGCACTGAGGCCGCAACGCTTTAAGAGTTGCGGCAAGAAGGCATTACCCCGGAAGGAGCCCGGCGGGAGACGTCCCGCCGGGCTTTCCGCATGTCAGGGTGAGGGCCGCCACTCGACGTTAGTTGAACGGTCAAGTATTATTGGGTCATGAGCATCCGTATGCCCGCGCTCTACCTCAGCCACGGCGCTCCGCCGCTGGCCGACGACCCGCTGTGGACCCGGCAGCTGGCGGACTGGTCGAGCGACCTGCCCCGGCCCACCGCGATCCTGGTCGTCTCCGCGCACTGGGAGAACGCCCCGCTGGCGATCGGCGCGACCACCACGGTGCCGCTCTACTACGACTTCGGCGGCTTCGCCCAGCACTACTACGAGGTGAAGTACCCGGCGCCCGGCGCGCCCGAGCTGGCCGCG contains these protein-coding regions:
- a CDS encoding carboxymuconolactone decarboxylase family protein, yielding MGLDAIKAALPAYARDTKLNLGTVLGTSPLTAQQLWGTALACAFAARNAFVLREIAAEAADHLKPEAIEAAKGAASIMAMNNVYYRSKHLIGDDAYQSLPARLRMQIIGNPGVDKADFELWSLAVSAITGCGVCLESHEKTLIGTGIGREAVHEALRIAAVVHAAAVTLDAESALTA